The Lacrimispora xylanolytica genome has a segment encoding these proteins:
- a CDS encoding carbohydrate ABC transporter permease, translating into MGELKSKEERRFQLFWNTFFIVISIVALIPIIRVFSMSLSSKDAILAGKVFLYPVQLTTEAYVRSFQSGSFVSSFIFSVFLMLGSTIVCVVMTVLAAYPLSKKNLKGGAFIMTLFVLTMYLDPGIIPKYLNVKDFKLIDTFWALIIPEALSAYNMIIMCTAFRGLDSSLYEAAKIDGCNEVQTLFKVALPLVYPTLATLALFYAVGRWNRLSDVLYYVNSSKLYTVQMVLKQLIESVKLSNDEGIQTQLVADNIKAASIVISMSPMVIAYPFIQKYFTKGIMLGAVKG; encoded by the coding sequence ATGGGTGAATTAAAGAGCAAAGAAGAAAGGCGGTTTCAGCTTTTCTGGAATACCTTTTTTATCGTAATCAGTATTGTGGCATTGATTCCCATCATTCGGGTATTTTCAATGTCCTTAAGCTCCAAGGATGCCATTTTAGCAGGTAAGGTATTCCTTTATCCGGTTCAGCTTACCACCGAGGCGTATGTAAGATCCTTCCAAAGCGGAAGTTTTGTTTCTTCTTTTATATTTTCCGTATTTTTAATGCTGGGCTCTACCATCGTATGCGTGGTCATGACCGTACTGGCTGCTTATCCCCTTTCTAAGAAGAACTTAAAGGGCGGAGCTTTTATTATGACCTTATTTGTCCTTACCATGTATCTGGATCCAGGTATTATTCCCAAATACTTAAACGTGAAGGACTTTAAGTTAATTGATACCTTCTGGGCATTGATTATCCCCGAAGCCTTAAGTGCCTATAATATGATTATCATGTGTACTGCATTCCGGGGACTTGACTCTTCTCTTTATGAAGCGGCAAAGATTGATGGCTGTAACGAAGTTCAGACTTTATTCAAGGTTGCACTTCCACTGGTATATCCAACCCTTGCAACGCTCGCCCTGTTCTATGCAGTAGGCAGATGGAACCGTTTAAGCGATGTTCTTTATTATGTTAACTCTTCCAAGCTTTATACCGTACAGATGGTGTTAAAACAGCTGATTGAATCTGTAAAGCTATCCAATGATGAAGGAATTCAAACCCAGCTTGTAGCAGATAATATTAAGGCGGCAAGTATTGTCATATCCATGTCACCAATGGTAATTGCCTATCCATTTATCCAGAAATATTTTACAAAGGGCATTATGCTTGGTGCAGTAAAAGGCTAA
- a CDS encoding alpha-mannosidase — translation MVLAEERQQRIKIWLEEMRHHMFNKLCDVPVSGFMTMERLPLEEALTKEFTPVPTGTPWGAKWEYGWFQAEVILPKEAEGKRIFLRPDVGGEMLLWVNGKTAGSRDLKHDGITLTRCGREGERFHIVAESYAGHGPRLENGGPCPFGSIPVPEPPAHQVKVGVCDIGIWNEEAFQLYMDVFTLSKLYEGLDSKSLRAMKIREGLFRFTQIVDFELEPEAFHETLCKAREVLRPLLECRNGSTAPEYTIFGQSHLDLAWLWPWEETKRKCARTISTQLALSEEYEDYKFLLCEPPIMETIKELYPELYGRLLKKVEEGAFIPEGGMYVEPDTNLVSGESLIRQCLYGRRWFREKLNQETLMVWIPDCFGFSGQLPQIMKGCGIKYFATQKMARALKGCDVFPYNIFWWEGIDGSRVLTHFFKKNNARLDPLDMITRWEEDRVQQENIDTFLFPFGFGDGGGGPTREMLEVARRVEDLEGAPRTRMESPVQFFKRLEEAGNVNEVYQGELYLPWHRGTYTSQAKVKKANRKAEMSLREAELWSSLSFLVSEGKDRREELEILWKKLLFHQFHDILPGTSITRVNEDARKELNDVIKGAGEILKEFQETLVRGRKESFSVFNSLSWEREELIELPYEEGKSYERSGETLVSQRMGDKVLIPVKVPSLSYIQIDVKGNDGEVIEPNSSCSVSKKQDSYILENQYVTVVVNSRGEVTSFVEKETEIEYVQGSLNKLCMYQDINIDYDAWEMSSFYKEQPIALLEPVEIRVVEEGPLMAALEVKRMLHHSPMTQRIQLSSHSRRLDFVTEVDWRETHKLLKAEFPVNIRTSEAIQEIQFGYVKRPTHQNRRYDADRFEVCNHRYTALSEPGRTAAVLNDCKYGISTSGNSMELTLLKAPVWPDMYADKEIHQFTYSFYAIGRDFTESRVIQEGMELNHKLSLFGLGAGDRQFLSLSSDSIVLETIKLSEDGTGHMIMRLYESKGRHENCTVTAHLKVQEAYETTMEEGLLEGQRVTVTEAYGKSEMLLDFAPFEIKTIRASL, via the coding sequence ATGGTATTGGCGGAGGAACGGCAGCAACGAATTAAAATATGGCTGGAGGAAATGAGACATCACATGTTTAATAAGCTTTGTGATGTCCCAGTCTCCGGCTTTATGACCATGGAACGGCTCCCTTTGGAGGAAGCATTAACGAAAGAATTTACCCCTGTGCCCACTGGAACTCCATGGGGCGCAAAGTGGGAATACGGCTGGTTTCAGGCAGAGGTCATTCTCCCAAAAGAAGCAGAAGGAAAGAGAATCTTTCTTCGCCCGGATGTAGGGGGAGAGATGCTTTTATGGGTCAATGGTAAGACTGCCGGCTCCAGGGATTTAAAACACGATGGAATTACGTTAACTCGCTGCGGGAGAGAGGGAGAACGCTTTCATATTGTAGCGGAAAGCTATGCAGGGCATGGGCCTAGGCTGGAAAACGGCGGACCATGTCCTTTTGGCAGTATCCCAGTGCCGGAGCCCCCTGCTCATCAGGTTAAGGTGGGAGTCTGTGACATTGGCATATGGAATGAGGAGGCGTTTCAGCTTTATATGGATGTATTTACGCTCTCTAAGCTCTATGAAGGGCTGGATTCCAAATCCCTTCGTGCCATGAAGATAAGGGAAGGACTGTTTCGGTTTACTCAGATCGTGGATTTTGAGCTGGAACCGGAAGCTTTTCATGAGACTCTTTGTAAGGCCAGAGAGGTCTTAAGACCCCTTTTGGAATGCAGGAATGGTTCCACAGCGCCTGAGTATACGATTTTCGGACAATCCCATCTGGATCTTGCCTGGCTGTGGCCCTGGGAGGAAACAAAGAGAAAATGTGCAAGAACCATTTCCACACAGCTGGCTCTGTCAGAGGAATACGAAGATTATAAATTCCTATTATGTGAGCCTCCCATTATGGAAACCATAAAAGAGCTGTATCCGGAACTTTACGGACGCTTACTGAAAAAAGTAGAGGAAGGGGCCTTTATCCCGGAAGGCGGCATGTATGTGGAACCGGATACCAATCTGGTTTCTGGAGAAAGCCTTATCCGTCAGTGCCTTTACGGAAGAAGATGGTTCCGGGAAAAGCTGAATCAGGAAACCCTCATGGTGTGGATTCCCGACTGCTTTGGATTCAGCGGACAGCTTCCCCAGATCATGAAAGGCTGCGGCATCAAATATTTTGCCACCCAGAAAATGGCCAGGGCCTTAAAGGGCTGTGATGTATTTCCCTACAATATCTTCTGGTGGGAAGGAATTGACGGCAGCCGGGTACTGACCCATTTCTTTAAGAAGAATAATGCCAGACTGGACCCTCTAGACATGATTACCCGCTGGGAAGAGGACAGGGTTCAGCAGGAAAATATAGATACCTTTCTATTTCCCTTTGGTTTTGGAGACGGAGGCGGCGGTCCCACCAGAGAGATGCTTGAAGTGGCAAGAAGAGTGGAAGATTTAGAAGGCGCTCCCCGCACCCGCATGGAAAGTCCGGTTCAATTTTTTAAAAGGCTGGAGGAAGCAGGTAATGTAAACGAGGTCTATCAGGGTGAGCTCTATCTTCCGTGGCACAGAGGAACCTATACCTCTCAGGCAAAGGTCAAAAAGGCAAATCGTAAGGCGGAAATGTCCCTGCGGGAAGCAGAGCTTTGGAGCTCCTTAAGCTTTCTGGTAAGTGAGGGTAAGGACCGGAGAGAGGAACTTGAGATTCTATGGAAAAAGCTTCTCTTTCATCAATTCCATGATATCTTACCGGGGACCTCCATAACAAGAGTCAATGAAGATGCCAGAAAAGAGCTGAACGATGTAATAAAAGGAGCCGGGGAGATATTAAAAGAGTTCCAGGAAACCCTTGTTCGCGGCAGAAAAGAAAGCTTCTCGGTCTTTAACTCTTTATCCTGGGAGCGGGAAGAACTGATAGAATTGCCATATGAGGAAGGGAAATCATATGAGAGGAGCGGGGAAACGCTTGTCTCCCAAAGAATGGGGGATAAGGTCCTCATTCCGGTTAAGGTTCCCTCACTTTCATATATTCAGATAGATGTAAAAGGGAATGACGGAGAAGTCATAGAGCCGAATTCCAGTTGCAGTGTTTCTAAAAAACAGGATTCTTACATACTTGAAAACCAATATGTGACCGTAGTGGTAAATTCCCGCGGAGAGGTTACAAGCTTCGTGGAGAAGGAAACAGAGATTGAATACGTCCAAGGTTCCTTAAACAAGCTCTGTATGTATCAGGATATAAATATAGACTACGATGCCTGGGAGATGAGCTCCTTTTATAAAGAGCAGCCTATAGCGCTTTTAGAACCTGTGGAAATCAGGGTCGTGGAAGAAGGTCCTCTCATGGCAGCTTTGGAGGTGAAGCGGATGCTTCATCATTCTCCCATGACCCAGAGAATTCAGCTTTCCAGTCACAGCAGACGCCTTGATTTTGTTACAGAGGTAGACTGGAGGGAGACTCATAAGCTCTTAAAAGCAGAATTCCCGGTCAATATCCGTACCAGCGAAGCCATACAGGAGATCCAGTTCGGTTACGTGAAACGCCCCACCCATCAGAACCGGAGATATGATGCTGACCGATTCGAGGTATGCAATCACCGTTATACCGCTCTTAGTGAGCCCGGGCGAACCGCTGCTGTATTAAATGACTGCAAATATGGAATCAGTACCAGCGGAAATTCCATGGAGCTCACCCTGTTAAAGGCACCGGTATGGCCGGATATGTATGCAGATAAAGAAATTCACCAGTTTACCTATTCCTTCTATGCCATTGGCAGGGATTTTACAGAGAGCAGAGTCATACAGGAAGGCATGGAGCTAAACCACAAGCTATCCCTATTTGGCCTTGGAGCAGGAGACCGGCAGTTCCTTTCCCTGTCGTCAGACAGTATAGTACTGGAGACCATAAAGTTATCAGAGGATGGAACCGGCCATATGATCATGAGGCTTTATGAATCCAAGGGAAGGCATGAAAACTGCACGGTAACAGCCCATTTAAAAGTCCAGGAGGCTTACGAAACCACAATGGAAGAAGGTCTTTTGGAGGGACAAAGAGTCACCGTAACAGAGGCTTACGGAAAGAGCGAAATGCTCCTGGATTTTGCGCCATTTGAAATAAAAACCATCAGAGCTTCTTTGTAA
- a CDS encoding ABC transporter permease, translated as MKNVKVKERAKKIPFKVYIRNTWQLYLMLLVPVIYMLMFRYRPMMGGIIAFKKFNVFAGIWNSPWVGFANFKEAFGSSDFWNALANTLILNAGDLILGFPVPVLIAVFLFEIRNLRIRKATQTILYLPNFLSWVIISGIITQLFSTSGLVNDLIRGVGLKEINFLSSPFIWRFVYWFSGIWQSAGYSLIIYLAALSATDPSLGEAAYIDGATRLQRIAHVTIPQIRPTISIMLIMQLGKIVSIDFDRPYMMGNTLVKSASDVISTYVYSVGLQAGRFDFATAVGLFQSVVGIILILSVNKISKKMGEEGIM; from the coding sequence ATGAAAAATGTAAAAGTGAAGGAAAGAGCGAAAAAAATACCGTTTAAAGTATACATTCGCAACACCTGGCAGCTGTATTTGATGCTTTTGGTTCCAGTCATCTACATGTTGATGTTCCGCTACAGACCTATGATGGGCGGTATCATTGCGTTTAAGAAATTTAATGTATTTGCCGGTATATGGAATAGCCCCTGGGTCGGTTTTGCAAACTTTAAAGAAGCATTTGGTTCCAGTGATTTCTGGAATGCTCTTGCAAACACTCTGATTTTAAATGCCGGAGATTTAATTCTTGGCTTTCCGGTACCTGTATTGATTGCTGTTTTCTTATTTGAAATACGTAATTTAAGAATCAGAAAAGCAACTCAGACAATTTTATATCTTCCGAACTTCCTGTCCTGGGTTATTATTTCAGGCATCATCACACAGCTGTTTTCTACCAGCGGACTTGTCAATGACTTAATTCGCGGTGTTGGATTAAAAGAAATTAACTTCTTAAGCAGTCCTTTTATCTGGAGATTTGTATATTGGTTCTCAGGAATCTGGCAGTCTGCTGGTTACTCCCTGATAATTTATCTGGCAGCTTTATCTGCTACGGATCCTTCTCTTGGAGAAGCAGCTTATATCGATGGTGCCACCAGACTTCAGAGAATTGCTCATGTAACCATTCCGCAGATCAGACCAACCATTTCCATCATGCTTATCATGCAGCTTGGTAAGATCGTATCCATCGATTTCGATCGCCCTTATATGATGGGAAATACACTTGTAAAGAGTGCATCCGACGTTATCAGTACTTATGTATACAGTGTAGGTCTTCAGGCAGGCCGGTTTGATTTTGCTACTGCAGTAGGTCTCTTCCAGTCTGTGGTCGGAATTATTTTGATTCTGTCCGTAAATAAGATATCTAAGAAAATGGGAGAGGAGGGAATCATGTAA
- a CDS encoding HAD family hydrolase — translation MQKKLIIFTDSGDTIIDEGTEIRNEEDIVTHAEMIPGAGETLKALYDAGYIIAMVADGEEQSFTNVYEENGLGYCFHTRTISEIVGVQKPSELMFQDAMEKNHLTEEDKKRIVMIGNNVRKDVAGANRFGITSILIDWSPRYDMTPAGEDETPDYIVHEPKELLALIESLEEALQKDGNV, via the coding sequence ATGCAGAAAAAACTAATCATTTTTACAGACAGCGGAGACACAATTATTGACGAAGGCACAGAAATTCGCAATGAAGAAGATATTGTAACCCATGCTGAGATGATACCTGGTGCGGGTGAAACCCTAAAAGCTCTTTATGATGCCGGCTATATTATTGCGATGGTGGCCGACGGTGAAGAGCAGTCCTTTACCAATGTATACGAAGAAAATGGGCTGGGATATTGTTTTCATACCAGAACGATTTCCGAAATCGTTGGAGTCCAAAAGCCATCAGAATTGATGTTTCAGGATGCCATGGAAAAAAATCATCTAACGGAAGAGGATAAGAAACGCATCGTTATGATCGGCAATAATGTCCGCAAGGATGTGGCTGGTGCAAACCGTTTTGGCATCACTTCCATACTGATAGACTGGTCCCCCCGTTATGACATGACCCCGGCTGGTGAAGATGAAACGCCGGATTATATCGTACATGAGCCGAAAGAACTTCTGGCCCTCATTGAGAGTCTGGAGGAAGCGCTTCAAAAGGACGGGAATGTATAG
- a CDS encoding cohesin domain-containing protein has protein sequence MNRPECLHIPLLYEGERAEISWEEMEQDKSYTVERAFNETFLQALSGYTWDNYDSSDEPWSSHEQAALNWNQIETRTGKGQQWERLEYEQLSWSQLEQQACTWKQLESRDISFEIFKGPGLERPGIEQGWTWLELDKLHNSWSSLEKSEHSWEKLEKITLPGISWDSIDSRWLTFNEWEEKDLTFDELDARNQVKEHRGMTDFIPIGASNAMYRIKAFDSNGYESEYLETAQISVIPVFYRNSTMKYPVKLGKRYTVLMKAQEVSGLDKIRMNLRYDPYLLELVSFSAGDIKSIKEPGNYPEENIKIYSSIPGNLRFQSTRQLNKNECFSGPIAIVQFIAKGTGNTLISLY, from the coding sequence ATGAACAGACCTGAATGTTTGCATATCCCCCTCCTATACGAAGGAGAACGAGCAGAAATTTCTTGGGAAGAAATGGAACAAGATAAGAGTTATACGGTAGAAAGAGCATTTAATGAAACCTTTTTACAGGCCCTATCTGGATACACTTGGGATAATTATGACAGTTCTGATGAACCTTGGAGCAGTCATGAGCAAGCTGCTCTTAACTGGAATCAAATCGAGACCAGAACAGGCAAAGGTCAGCAATGGGAACGCTTGGAATATGAACAGTTAAGCTGGTCACAGCTTGAGCAACAAGCATGCACATGGAAGCAGCTAGAAAGCAGGGATATCAGCTTTGAAATATTTAAAGGCCCAGGTCTTGAACGGCCTGGCATTGAGCAGGGCTGGACCTGGCTTGAGCTGGACAAGCTTCATAATTCCTGGAGCAGCTTGGAAAAATCAGAGCACTCATGGGAGAAGCTTGAGAAAATAACGCTTCCTGGCATCTCTTGGGATAGTATAGACTCCAGATGGCTGACATTTAACGAATGGGAAGAAAAAGACCTGACATTTGATGAACTGGATGCACGGAATCAGGTAAAAGAGCACCGGGGAATGACAGATTTTATTCCAATAGGTGCGTCTAACGCAATGTATCGGATCAAAGCATTTGATTCTAATGGGTATGAGTCTGAGTATTTGGAGACAGCACAAATATCTGTTATTCCAGTATTTTACCGTAATAGCACTATGAAATACCCGGTAAAGTTAGGTAAACGTTACACCGTGCTTATGAAAGCTCAGGAAGTCAGCGGTCTGGATAAAATCCGTATGAACCTACGGTATGACCCATACTTACTGGAATTAGTCAGCTTTTCAGCCGGGGATATAAAAAGTATAAAAGAACCCGGAAATTATCCGGAAGAAAATATAAAAATATACTCCAGTATTCCAGGAAACCTAAGGTTTCAATCAACCAGACAGTTAAATAAGAATGAGTGCTTTAGCGGTCCCATTGCAATAGTCCAATTTATTGCTAAGGGAACTGGAAACACACTAATATCATTATATTAA
- a CDS encoding AraC family transcriptional regulator, whose translation MTNPDDTLHYKKQHNLTINDIQHSLYYYFDYDERSFDINMPFQHFHSFYEIMVLISPQASHLVEGIPYSIRSGDLVLLRPSVLHRSEYPKGAPGKRLIMSFLYPPSLWDRPETYQKLFEPFYAPVPIYRFPSKQQQLINEKLNRIYHYSFHDEDPDLRSLMVHGMFVDFLYTLRKLAPYNTYTNEPLKDEASRKVYSIANYIHNHYSEELTLDALAKEFFISPYYLSHQFKDVTGYTLTQYIQMTRIKNVQYLLQNTKKKISELAEECGFTSFSQFNRIFQKYCGQSPSEFRKASNSTSPYSPI comes from the coding sequence ATGACTAATCCCGATGACACATTGCACTATAAAAAGCAGCACAATCTTACGATTAATGACATTCAGCATTCGCTTTACTACTATTTTGATTATGACGAGCGTTCTTTTGACATCAACATGCCATTTCAGCATTTCCATTCCTTTTATGAAATCATGGTTCTAATCAGTCCACAGGCCAGCCATCTGGTGGAAGGAATTCCTTATTCCATTCGTTCCGGCGACCTGGTACTCTTACGGCCTTCTGTACTTCACCGCTCCGAGTACCCCAAAGGGGCTCCTGGCAAGCGGCTGATCATGAGCTTTTTATATCCCCCTTCACTCTGGGACAGACCGGAAACGTATCAAAAGCTTTTTGAGCCATTTTACGCTCCTGTTCCCATTTACCGGTTCCCTTCCAAGCAACAGCAGCTGATCAATGAAAAGCTGAACCGGATTTACCATTACTCATTCCACGATGAAGATCCGGATTTAAGATCTCTTATGGTTCACGGGATGTTTGTGGATTTTTTATATACCTTAAGGAAGCTTGCGCCTTATAACACCTATACCAATGAACCGCTAAAAGATGAGGCTTCCAGAAAGGTTTACTCCATCGCGAACTACATACATAACCATTACTCCGAGGAACTTACGTTAGATGCCTTAGCCAAGGAGTTTTTTATCAGTCCCTACTATCTGTCTCATCAGTTTAAAGATGTGACTGGGTACACCCTGACCCAGTACATACAGATGACGCGAATCAAAAATGTGCAATATCTTCTTCAAAATACGAAAAAGAAGATTTCAGAGCTTGCAGAAGAATGCGGGTTTACAAGCTTCTCCCAGTTCAACCGGATTTTCCAGAAATACTGCGGCCAATCCCCCTCAGAATTTAGAAAAGCCAGCAATTCCACCAGCCCTTATTCGCCGATTTGA
- a CDS encoding glycoside hydrolase family 88/105 protein: MDILKEKINLLVSSFEKILYDEDDIFLKNMETKNLAGDNAERYRYWEWTQGVGLFGLWKIYEETGEEEYLNKLLKYYERQMEIGLPARNVNTTTPLLALTYVAEKSGNETYKQICREWAAWLVDGLPRTKEGGFQHLTSDTLNEQELWDDTLFMSVLFLARMGKLEGNQAWIDEAQYQFLLHIKYLADRKTGLWYHGWTFNGNHNFAEAFWGRGNSWATMAIPELFEIIDCDESVKRFLTEALDKQIESLKKYQNENGMWHTVINDSTSYVEASATCGFAYGILKAVHLGLVDPSYEECARKALAPILDYIDAEGVLHQVSYGTPMGRESVQFYKDIELRPMPYGQAMAMLYLLEASKNK, from the coding sequence ATGGATATTTTGAAGGAAAAGATTAACTTATTGGTATCCAGTTTTGAAAAAATTTTATATGATGAAGATGATATTTTTTTAAAAAATATGGAAACGAAAAATCTGGCTGGAGACAATGCTGAACGCTACCGCTACTGGGAGTGGACGCAGGGAGTAGGACTCTTTGGCTTATGGAAAATATATGAGGAAACCGGCGAAGAAGAGTACCTGAACAAGCTTTTAAAGTATTACGAAAGACAGATGGAAATCGGTCTTCCTGCAAGAAATGTAAACACCACAACACCTCTTCTTGCACTGACTTACGTGGCAGAAAAAAGTGGCAACGAAACCTACAAGCAGATCTGCCGTGAATGGGCCGCCTGGCTGGTAGACGGACTTCCAAGAACAAAAGAGGGAGGCTTTCAGCATCTGACCTCCGATACCTTAAACGAGCAGGAGCTCTGGGACGATACCTTATTTATGTCCGTGTTATTCCTGGCACGTATGGGAAAACTGGAGGGAAATCAGGCATGGATTGATGAAGCCCAGTACCAGTTCCTGCTTCACATCAAATATCTTGCAGACAGAAAGACCGGTCTGTGGTATCATGGCTGGACATTTAACGGAAACCACAACTTTGCAGAAGCCTTTTGGGGAAGAGGCAACAGCTGGGCAACCATGGCAATTCCAGAGCTGTTTGAAATCATTGACTGCGATGAATCGGTAAAGAGATTTTTAACAGAAGCACTGGATAAGCAGATTGAAAGCCTTAAGAAGTATCAGAATGAAAATGGTATGTGGCATACCGTGATTAATGATAGTACTTCTTATGTGGAAGCCAGCGCCACCTGCGGATTTGCCTATGGCATACTAAAGGCAGTTCATTTAGGCCTTGTAGACCCCTCCTATGAAGAGTGCGCCAGAAAGGCTTTGGCACCGATTCTGGACTATATTGACGCAGAAGGCGTACTCCATCAGGTTTCCTACGGAACTCCTATGGGAAGAGAATCCGTACAGTTCTACAAAGATATCGAACTTCGCCCTATGCCATACGGACAGGCCATGGCAATGCTTTATCTTTTGGAGGCATCAAAGAATAAATAA
- a CDS encoding extracellular solute-binding protein — protein sequence MRKANLVRCCLAVLTAAALVTGCGSSKGGDATTAAGSSAAAGGETTAADKGKEETIKVMVWDRGDAAPGTTVENNTQTEWIKKQMKEKYNINVEYVSVPRSSSDDKLNIMMSGGNAPDIVFTYNQGIFYNFATNGGLTDLTKAYESYGPDIKKYVSDAQNMGQLDGQQFAIMKQRGVESPRHTAYIRQDWLDKLGMQMPKTKEELFKYLEAVKEKNPGGVSNVTPWGMSGRNDTEKGYLNFVGSYVNLKDDKEAYMYSEGYLAVAPGAIDGIKKLNELYNKGLITKDFATDTNEDIYKAQVIAGNVGFFLDDTESPWNYITVLNQSAGGRTFVPVQCFELSDGSYRTPFEPRYGMFVMVPKTSEKKVEACMKYLNWMADPAVAENIVFTAEHQRDENGVPIKLSEADLKSKGYPGTCDDLNIVNLSMEWTKSKDAIISKWIKDQSVKWESDDWFSNFYDVRAEGKFRFPVYSNISQPETDYGKNVENLMLAYVYKLISCSPDQFDSLQQTEYNNLVNAGLQKILDARAEYFDSIK from the coding sequence ATGAGAAAAGCAAATTTAGTAAGATGCTGTCTGGCAGTTCTTACCGCAGCAGCTTTGGTAACAGGCTGTGGTTCCAGCAAAGGCGGAGACGCTACCACAGCAGCAGGCAGCTCTGCAGCAGCTGGGGGTGAAACAACAGCAGCTGACAAAGGAAAAGAAGAGACCATCAAAGTTATGGTTTGGGACAGAGGAGATGCTGCTCCTGGAACAACAGTTGAGAACAACACTCAGACAGAATGGATTAAAAAGCAGATGAAGGAGAAGTACAACATCAACGTAGAATACGTTTCCGTACCAAGATCTTCTTCGGATGATAAGTTAAATATTATGATGTCCGGCGGCAATGCACCTGATATCGTATTTACCTACAACCAGGGTATTTTCTATAACTTTGCGACCAACGGCGGTCTGACTGATTTAACAAAGGCATATGAGAGCTATGGTCCAGACATCAAAAAGTATGTTTCTGACGCCCAGAACATGGGTCAGCTTGATGGACAGCAGTTCGCAATCATGAAACAGAGAGGCGTGGAATCTCCTCGTCATACTGCTTATATCCGTCAGGACTGGCTGGATAAACTAGGGATGCAGATGCCTAAGACAAAAGAAGAATTATTTAAATACTTAGAGGCTGTAAAGGAAAAAAATCCTGGCGGCGTAAGCAATGTAACTCCTTGGGGAATGAGTGGACGTAATGATACAGAGAAGGGGTATTTAAACTTTGTAGGTTCTTACGTGAATTTAAAAGATGATAAAGAAGCTTATATGTACAGCGAAGGCTACTTAGCCGTTGCTCCTGGAGCCATTGACGGTATCAAAAAGTTAAATGAGCTTTACAACAAAGGCCTCATCACAAAAGACTTTGCTACAGATACCAATGAGGATATTTACAAAGCTCAGGTAATTGCAGGCAATGTAGGTTTCTTCCTTGATGATACAGAGAGCCCATGGAACTACATAACTGTTTTAAATCAGAGTGCTGGCGGAAGAACCTTCGTACCAGTACAGTGCTTTGAGCTTTCAGATGGTTCCTACCGTACACCTTTCGAGCCAAGATATGGTATGTTCGTAATGGTTCCAAAGACCAGCGAGAAAAAGGTTGAGGCATGTATGAAGTATTTAAACTGGATGGCAGATCCGGCTGTTGCTGAGAATATCGTTTTCACAGCAGAGCATCAGAGAGACGAAAATGGCGTTCCGATCAAATTATCTGAGGCGGATTTAAAGAGCAAGGGATACCCGGGAACTTGTGATGACTTAAATATTGTAAACCTTTCCATGGAATGGACCAAGAGCAAAGATGCTATCATCTCCAAGTGGATTAAAGATCAGTCTGTAAAATGGGAAAGCGATGACTGGTTCTCAAACTTCTATGATGTGCGTGCAGAAGGCAAATTCCGTTTCCCAGTGTACTCTAACATTTCTCAGCCTGAAACAGACTATGGTAAAAATGTAGAGAACCTGATGCTTGCTTATGTTTATAAGCTGATCAGCTGCTCTCCAGACCAGTTTGACAGTTTACAGCAGACAGAATACAACAACCTTGTAAATGCAGGACTTCAGAAGATTCTTGACGCAAGAGCAGAATACTTTGACAGCATAAAGTAA